Proteins from one Bos indicus x Bos taurus breed Angus x Brahman F1 hybrid chromosome 19, Bos_hybrid_MaternalHap_v2.0, whole genome shotgun sequence genomic window:
- the CSNK1D gene encoding casein kinase I isoform X3 — protein sequence MELRVGNRYRLGRKIGSGSFGDIYLGTDIAAGEEVAIKLECVKTKHPQLHIESKIYKMMQGGVGIPTIRWCGAEGDYNVMVMELLGPSLEDLFNFCSRKFSLKTVLLLADQMISRIEYIHSKNFIHRDVKPDNFLMGLGKKGNLVYIIDFGLAKKYRDARTHQHIPYRENKNLTGTARYASINTHLGIEQSRRDDLESLGYVLMYFNLGSLPWQGLKAATKRQKYERISEKKMSTPIEVLCKGYPSEFATYLNFCRSLRFDDKPDYSYLRQLFRNLFHRQGFSYDYVFDWNMLKFGASRAADDAERERRDREERLRHSRNPATRGLPSTASGRLRGTQEVAPPTPLTPTSHTANTSPRPVSGMERERKVSMRLHRGAPVNISSSDLTGRQDTSRMSTSQNSIPFEHHGK from the exons GTACGGACATTGCTGCAGGAGAAGAAGTTGCCATCAAGCTTGAATGTGTCAAAACCAAACACCCTCAGCTCCACATTGAGAGCAAAATCTACAAAATGATGCAGGGAGGAG TGGGCATCCCCACCATCCGGTGGTGTGGGGCTGAGGGGGACTACAACGTCATGGTGATGGAACTGTTGGGACCCAGCCTGGAAGACCTCTTCAACTTTTGCTCTAGGAAGTTCAGTCTCAAAACCGTCCTACTCCTTGCTGACCAAATG ATTAGTCGTATTGAATACATACACTCGAAGAACTTCATCCACCGAGATGTGAAGCCGGACAACTTCCTCATGGGGCTGGGTAAGAAGGGCAACCTGGTCTACATCATTGACTTCGGGCTGGCTAAGAAGTACCGGGACGCCCGCACCCACCAGCACATCCCCTACCGCGAGAACAAGAACCTCACTGGGACGGCGCGGTATGCCTCCATCAACACACACCTTGGCATCG AACAATCTCGAAGGGATGACCTGGAGTCTCTGGGCTATGTGCTCATGTACTTCAACCTGGGCTCACTGCCCTGGCAGGGCCTGAAGGCTGCTACCAAGAGGCAGAAGTATGAGAGGATCAGTGAGAAGAAGATGTCCACTCCCATCGAGGTGTTGTGCAAAGGCTACCCTT CTGAATTCGCCACGTACCTAAATTTCTGCCGTTCCTTGCGTTTTGACGATAAGCCTGACTACTCATACCTGAGACAGCTCTTCAGGAACTTGTTCCATCGCCAGGGTTTCTCCTATGACTACGTGTTCGACTGGAACATGCTCAAATTT GGAGCCAGCCGGGCAGCTGACGATGCTGAGCGGGAACGCCGGGACCGAGAGGAGCGGTTGAGACACTCCCGAAATCCAGCCACCCGCGGCCTCCCTTCCACGGCCTCGGGCCGGCTGAGGGGGACACAGGAGGTggctcctcccacccccctcaCCCCTACCTCACACACTG CGAACACCTCTCCTAGGCCCGTGTCCGGCATGGAAAGAGAGCGGAAAGTGAGTATGCGGCTGCACCGCGGTGCCCCGGTCAACATCTCCTCATCCGACCTCACGGGCCGGCAAGATACCTCCCGCATGTCCACCTCACAG AATAGCATTCCTTTCGAACATCACGGCAAGTAG
- the CSNK1D gene encoding casein kinase I isoform X1, with protein MELRVGNRYRLGRKIGSGSFGDIYLGTDIAAGEEVAIKLECVKTKHPQLHIESKIYKMMQGGVGIPTIRWCGAEGDYNVMVMELLGPSLEDLFNFCSRKFSLKTVLLLADQMISRIEYIHSKNFIHRDVKPDNFLMGLGKKGNLVYIIDFGLAKKYRDARTHQHIPYRENKNLTGTARYASINTHLGIEQSRRDDLESLGYVLMYFNLGSLPWQGLKAATKRQKYERISEKKMSTPIEVLCKGYPSEFATYLNFCRSLRFDDKPDYSYLRQLFRNLFHRQGFSYDYVFDWNMLKFGASRAADDAERERRDREERLRHSRNPATRGLPSTASGRLRGTQEVAPPTPLTPTSHTANTSPRPVSGMERERKVSMRLHRGAPVNISSSDLTGRQDTSRMSTSQRSRDVASLRLHAARQGARCRPQRPRRTTY; from the exons GTACGGACATTGCTGCAGGAGAAGAAGTTGCCATCAAGCTTGAATGTGTCAAAACCAAACACCCTCAGCTCCACATTGAGAGCAAAATCTACAAAATGATGCAGGGAGGAG TGGGCATCCCCACCATCCGGTGGTGTGGGGCTGAGGGGGACTACAACGTCATGGTGATGGAACTGTTGGGACCCAGCCTGGAAGACCTCTTCAACTTTTGCTCTAGGAAGTTCAGTCTCAAAACCGTCCTACTCCTTGCTGACCAAATG ATTAGTCGTATTGAATACATACACTCGAAGAACTTCATCCACCGAGATGTGAAGCCGGACAACTTCCTCATGGGGCTGGGTAAGAAGGGCAACCTGGTCTACATCATTGACTTCGGGCTGGCTAAGAAGTACCGGGACGCCCGCACCCACCAGCACATCCCCTACCGCGAGAACAAGAACCTCACTGGGACGGCGCGGTATGCCTCCATCAACACACACCTTGGCATCG AACAATCTCGAAGGGATGACCTGGAGTCTCTGGGCTATGTGCTCATGTACTTCAACCTGGGCTCACTGCCCTGGCAGGGCCTGAAGGCTGCTACCAAGAGGCAGAAGTATGAGAGGATCAGTGAGAAGAAGATGTCCACTCCCATCGAGGTGTTGTGCAAAGGCTACCCTT CTGAATTCGCCACGTACCTAAATTTCTGCCGTTCCTTGCGTTTTGACGATAAGCCTGACTACTCATACCTGAGACAGCTCTTCAGGAACTTGTTCCATCGCCAGGGTTTCTCCTATGACTACGTGTTCGACTGGAACATGCTCAAATTT GGAGCCAGCCGGGCAGCTGACGATGCTGAGCGGGAACGCCGGGACCGAGAGGAGCGGTTGAGACACTCCCGAAATCCAGCCACCCGCGGCCTCCCTTCCACGGCCTCGGGCCGGCTGAGGGGGACACAGGAGGTggctcctcccacccccctcaCCCCTACCTCACACACTG CGAACACCTCTCCTAGGCCCGTGTCCGGCATGGAAAGAGAGCGGAAAGTGAGTATGCGGCTGCACCGCGGTGCCCCGGTCAACATCTCCTCATCCGACCTCACGGGCCGGCAAGATACCTCCCGCATGTCCACCTCACAG AGGAGCAGGGATGTGGCATCTCTCCGGCTGCACGCGGCCCGCCAGGGTGCCCGCTGCCGTCCCCAGCGCCCTCGACGCACCACCTACTGA
- the CSNK1D gene encoding casein kinase I isoform X2 has translation MELRVGNRYRLGRKIGSGSFGDIYLGTDIAAGEEVAIKLECVKTKHPQLHIESKIYKMMQGGVGIPTIRWCGAEGDYNVMVMELLGPSLEDLFNFCSRKFSLKTVLLLADQMISRIEYIHSKNFIHRDVKPDNFLMGLGKKGNLVYIIDFGLAKKYRDARTHQHIPYRENKNLTGTARYASINTHLGIEQSRRDDLESLGYVLMYFNLGSLPWQGLKAATKRQKYERISEKKMSTPIEVLCKGYPSEFATYLNFCRSLRFDDKPDYSYLRQLFRNLFHRQGFSYDYVFDWNMLKFGASRAADDAERERRDREERLRHSRNPATRGLPSTASGRLRGTQEVAPPTPLTPTSHTANTSPRPVSGMERERKVSMRLHRGAPVNISSSDLTGRQDTSRMSTSQIPGRVASSGLQSVVHR, from the exons GTACGGACATTGCTGCAGGAGAAGAAGTTGCCATCAAGCTTGAATGTGTCAAAACCAAACACCCTCAGCTCCACATTGAGAGCAAAATCTACAAAATGATGCAGGGAGGAG TGGGCATCCCCACCATCCGGTGGTGTGGGGCTGAGGGGGACTACAACGTCATGGTGATGGAACTGTTGGGACCCAGCCTGGAAGACCTCTTCAACTTTTGCTCTAGGAAGTTCAGTCTCAAAACCGTCCTACTCCTTGCTGACCAAATG ATTAGTCGTATTGAATACATACACTCGAAGAACTTCATCCACCGAGATGTGAAGCCGGACAACTTCCTCATGGGGCTGGGTAAGAAGGGCAACCTGGTCTACATCATTGACTTCGGGCTGGCTAAGAAGTACCGGGACGCCCGCACCCACCAGCACATCCCCTACCGCGAGAACAAGAACCTCACTGGGACGGCGCGGTATGCCTCCATCAACACACACCTTGGCATCG AACAATCTCGAAGGGATGACCTGGAGTCTCTGGGCTATGTGCTCATGTACTTCAACCTGGGCTCACTGCCCTGGCAGGGCCTGAAGGCTGCTACCAAGAGGCAGAAGTATGAGAGGATCAGTGAGAAGAAGATGTCCACTCCCATCGAGGTGTTGTGCAAAGGCTACCCTT CTGAATTCGCCACGTACCTAAATTTCTGCCGTTCCTTGCGTTTTGACGATAAGCCTGACTACTCATACCTGAGACAGCTCTTCAGGAACTTGTTCCATCGCCAGGGTTTCTCCTATGACTACGTGTTCGACTGGAACATGCTCAAATTT GGAGCCAGCCGGGCAGCTGACGATGCTGAGCGGGAACGCCGGGACCGAGAGGAGCGGTTGAGACACTCCCGAAATCCAGCCACCCGCGGCCTCCCTTCCACGGCCTCGGGCCGGCTGAGGGGGACACAGGAGGTggctcctcccacccccctcaCCCCTACCTCACACACTG CGAACACCTCTCCTAGGCCCGTGTCCGGCATGGAAAGAGAGCGGAAAGTGAGTATGCGGCTGCACCGCGGTGCCCCGGTCAACATCTCCTCATCCGACCTCACGGGCCGGCAAGATACCTCCCGCATGTCCACCTCACAG ATTCCCGGTCGGGTGGCGTCCAGTGGTCTGCAGTCTGTCGTGCACCGATGA
- the SLC16A3 gene encoding monocarboxylate transporter 4, with the protein MGGAVIDEGPTGIKAPDGGWGWAILWGCFVITGFSYAFPKAVSVFFKELMREFGIGYSDTAWISSILLAMLYGTGPLCSVCVNRFGCRPVMLAGGLLASLGMVSASFCGSIIQLYLTTGVLTGLGLALNFQPSLIMLNRYFNKRRPMANGLAAAGSPVFLCALSPLGQVLQDHYGWRGGFLILGGLLLNCCVCAALMRPLEAPRQSSGSGPAPQRPPRRLLDLSVFRDRGFVIYALAASIMVLGLFVPPVFVVSYAKDLGVPDTQAAFLLTILGFVDIFARPTAGFITGLKKVRPYSVYLFSFAMFFNGFADLTGSTASNYGGLVVFCIFFGISYGMVGALQFEVLMAIVGTQKFSSAIGLVLLLEAIAVLIGPPSGGKLLDATHVYQYVFILAGAEVLASSLVLVLGNFFCIRKRPETATEEERHKPPEDVRVDSREVEQFLKTEPEKNGEVVHTPETSV; encoded by the exons ATGGGAGGGGCAGTGATCGACGAGGGCCCGACCGGCATCAAGGCCCCGgatgggggctggggctgggccatCCTTTGGGGCTGTTTCGTCATCACGGGCTTCTCCTACGCCTTCCCCAAGGCGGTCAGCGTCTTCTTCAAGGAACTCATGCGAGAGTTTGGGATAGGCTACAGTGACACAGCCTGGATCTCCTCCATCCTGCTGGCCATGCTGTATGGGACAG GCCCACTCTGCAGCGTGTGTGTGAATCGCTTTGGCTGCCGGCCAGTCATGCTTGCGGGCGGCCTCTTGGCGTCCCTGGGCATGGTGTCTGCGTCCTTCTGTGGAAGCATCATCCAGCTCTACCTCACCACAGGGGTCCTTACTG GCTTGGGTTTGGCGCTCAACTTCCAGCCCTCACTCATCATGCTCAACCGCTACTTCAACAAGCGGCGCCCCATGGCCAACGGGCTGGCGGCAGCAGGCAGCCCGGTGTTCCTGTGCGCCCTGTCCCCGCTGGGGCAGGTGCTGCAGGACCACTATGGATGGCGGGGCGGCTTCCTCATCCTGGGTGGCCTGCTGCTCAATTGCTGCGTGTGTGCCGCGCTCATGCGGCCCCTGGAGGCGCCCCGGCAGAGTTCAGGTTCGGGGCCTGCACCCCAGCGGCCGCCCCGGCGGCTGTTGGACCTGAGCGTCTTCAGGGACCGTGGCTTCGTCATCTATGCCCTGGCCGCCTCCATCATGGTGCTGGGGCTCTTTGTACCACCTGTGTTTGTGGTGAGCTATGCCAAGGACCTGGGGGTGCCCGACACTCAGGCGGCCTTCCTGCTCACCATCCTGGGCTTCGTCGACATCTTTGCTAGGCCCACCGCTGGCTTCATCACGGGGCTCAAGAAGGTGCGGCCCTACTCTGTCTACCTCTTCAGCTTCGCCATGTTCTTCAACGGCTTCGCTGACCTCACGGGGTCCACTGCCAGCAACTACGGTGGGCTGGTGGTCTTCTGCATCTTCTTCGGCATCTCCTATGGCATGGTGGGGGCCCTGCAGTTCGAGGTGCTCATGGCCATCGTGGGCACCCAGAAGTTCTCCAGCGCCATTGGCCTCGTGCTGCTGCTGGAGGCCATAGCTGTGCTCATTGGGCCGCCGTCCGGAG gcaagcTCCTGGATGCGACGCACGTCTACCAGTACGTGTTTATCCTGGCGGGGGCCGAGGTGCTGGCCTCCTCCCTTGTGCTGGTGCTGGGTAACTTCTTCTGCATTAGGAAGAGGCCCGAGACGGCCACGGAGGAGGAGCGCCACAAGCCCCCGGAGGATGTCAGGGTGGACTCCCGGGAGGTGGAGCAGTTCCTGAAGACAGAGCCTGAGAAGAACGGGGAGGTGGTTCACACCCCGGAAACGAGCGTCTGA